The segment CGGCCTCGTCGTACTCGCCGAGCTCCTCGAGAATCCGCGCTTTCTCCTCGAGCACCTGCGCGTTTCGAAGCCCGAGTCGGATCGCGTTGTCGATGCAGTTGTGCGCCTCCTCGGCGAGTCCACGTTCCGCGAGGAAAAACGCTCGATTGAACCAGGCCTGGGCGAACCGCTCGTCGATTTCAACGGCGCGTTCGGCGTGTTCGAGCGCCTGTGCGGTCTCGCCGAACTCCCAGAGCGCGTAGGCGAGATTAGTCTCCGCGCTCGCGGCGTGTTCGCTCGAGTCGTCGATCCGAAGCGCCTCCTGGTGTGCGCCGATCGCCTGATCGTACTCCTCGAGTTCGGAATGGGCTACACCCTTGTTCACCCACGCCTCCTGCTCGACGAGGTCGTCCTCAGCAAAGTTAGCCGCCCGCTCGAATGCCTCTGTCGCCTGCTCGTGGCGGTTGATCCGCATGTAGCTTAAGCCGACCTCGAGCAGTTCTTCTGCGTCGACGTCGTCGCTCCCGATATTTCGCTCGTCGAGCAGGTCCGTCACGGCCCGCGAGTCGACCGGGTCGACCTTCGTCGGATCGACCCCGAGTTCCGGGGGATCGAGATCGAACTCCTCGTACGACTGATCGAGCCCCTCACCCTCGGAGAACTGGTGTTCGGGATCGCGTTCGTCCTCTCGTTCGGTCATTGGCATTTTTTGGCGGCGAGGACTGTTAAGACCTGCGACCCGAGCCAGTCGACCGTCCACGGCCGTTCTCGGGTGACGCGACCAGAGCACACTCTCGAGCGTCTCGACTCTCCCGTCCGTTGAATACCGTCGCGCTCGAATCACCGCCCATGCGACTGTTCGTCAGCGTCGACCTCCCCGACGAACTCGCGGAACCGATCGCAGACATCCAGACGACGCTCGAGGACGCCAGCGGGCTGAACTTCGTCGACCCCACGCAGGCCCACCTGACGCTCAAATTCCTCGGCGAGGTTACCGAGGATCGAGTGCCGGCACTCGAGTCCGAACTCGAGGCCGCCGTCGCGGATGCGGACCTGGACCCGTTTTCGGTCCGGTTCGCCGGCCTCGGCGTCTTCCCGGACCTCGAGTACATCAGCGTCGTCTGGCTCGGCGTCGAAACGGGCGGCGAGCAACTCCGACAGTTACACGAGGCGATCGAAGCCAGAACGACGGCGATGGGGTTCGACCCGGAGTCACACGACTTTACCCCACACGTCACGCTCGCACGGATGGAACACGCCGGCGGAAAGGACCTCGTTCAGCGCGTCGTCCGCAACCGAGCGCCGACCGTCGGTAAGATGCGCGTCGAATCGATTCGATTGACCGAGAGCACGCTCGAGACGGACGGTCCCGTGTATTCGACGGTGCGACGAATACCGCTGCGGTAATCGTCCCGTCTGCTCGCGGCCTTCTCTCACTATCGCGACCGCTTTCGCTCTGAACGTGCGCGGTAGCGCAAGCGCGTCTTTGATTACCGTCGCCGATTTAGGTCGCGTATGGATCCGGCGGTCTTACGAGAGGACATGGTCGACGGGCTCGAATCCCCGGCCAAAGGAATCCTTACCGACGGCGATGTCGGCGTCGCGATGCGTGACGTCGCTCGCCACGAGTTTTTCGACGACGAGCGACTAGCCTACGCCGATCGAGACAGCGACTGCCTCGGAACGCGCGTCCTCGCACCCAGCGTCGTCGCTCGCCTGCTGCAGTTCCTTTCGCCAAATCCCGACGACGACGTTTTGATCGTCGGTGCTGGTGTCGGCTACACGGCAGCCGTCGCCGCCGAACTCGTCGGCGAGGCGAACGTCCACGCCATCGACATCGCCAGACCGATCGTCTACGAGGCCCGACAGAACCTCGAGAACGCCGGCTACGGCGGCATCCTCGTCGACTGCGCCGACGGCGCGGCCGGGCTTCCGGCGTACGCGCCGTTCGATCGCATCCTCCTCGAGGCGGCCGCACAGTCCCCGCCGGAGGCGCTCGTCCGCCAGCTAACCGACGACGGCCGGCTGGTGTACCCGCAGGGTGCCAATCCGCAGCGACTGACGGCGGTTGCATCGGACGGCACCCCGACAGCGGTCGACCGCGCGGTCGTCTCGTTCGACCCGCTGTTGGTCGAGGGTGAGCAGTCCGGAGCCGTCGAACGGAACCGGACCGCTCGAGAGGACCGCGAACACGCGGTCCGACACGCACAATCGCGGCGGGGCTGGGAACAGGAGTGGATCGAGTGGGAGGGGACGATCAGTTCTCGGTCACGATGATCTCGCTGTTGGCCTGCTCGTCCACGTAGTCGGTGCTCGTCGGCGGATGAACGTCGATCTCGAGCGTTCCCGGTCCCTGTCCCTGTCTGATTTCGGGCTCGAGATCGATCGTGACGGTCCCGTCGTCGTCCGTTTTCTCGTCGACGGTTTCGGGTATCGATGCGCTCCCGCTCGAGACGATCACGGTCGCGTCCTCGACCTCGTTTCCGTCGTCGCCGATCACGGTGATGTCGACGCCAGTTTCGGCGTCGGCGGAAATCGTCGTCGGTTCGATTTCGACGTCGACTTCGGTCTGTGAGAGGGTTCCGATGCCGCTGAGCATGTTCATCATAATCCCGAGACAGGCGACGCCGACGACGAGCGCGATGACGAGCCGAATCGGGAGCCCTTCGATCGCTCGTTCGTCCTCGTGAAAGCGCGGGTGAGATCGCATACCCGGTTTGGTCGCGTTTCAGTATATAAACTCACGTCCGAAGCCCGTGTTCAGGGAATGCCGTTCTCGGGGTGCTCGCCCGTTCGATCGCCCCGTTTCGTATCGGTTCTCGAGCAGTCCGTGTTCGAGAGAAAAACCAGCCTCCTCGTGACGTAGCGTCAGTAGAAAGCGCTCGAGGCGGGATTTGAACCACGGTCGTTTCGCTCACTGCGTTCGCTTCACTCTCTGGTTCGAGTCCCTGTTTGGGTCGTTTCCGCTCACGGAGACGAGCACACGCTACGCGGTGCTCGTCGGGATTGGTCGCGAAAGAAGACGCCCGAGGCGGGATTTGAACCGACCCCAGACGTGCTCGCTCACGTCGTTCGCTGTGCGCGACTGGCAGGGCTCAAATCCCTTTTACCGTTTTCACAACTGGATGTTCGCAACACAGGTGGCTGGTTGCTCACGAATTTGAGTTGTGGAAAAAGCGCCCGAGGCGGGATTTGAACCCGCGTCACAACCGTGACAGGGTTGTATGATGGGCCACTACACCACCCGGGCACCCTGCATCAGTTCGTTTCCCGGTGACGGTATTAAGGCTTTCCAATCGATAGCTGCGTGGTAGAGCGAACCGGGGAGCGCTCGAGCGAGGGGGTGTCGACGCGCCCTCGAGATCTCGCGACTCGCTCCGCTCGTCGATTCGGGGTCTCGAAAACGCTCGAGGCGGGATTGTTCGCGGAAGAAGACGCTCGAGACGGGATTTGAACCGACCCCAGACGTGCTCGCTCACGTCGTTCGCTGTGCGCGACTGGCAGTGCTCAAATCCCGCATGCCGCTTCTACAATTCTGACGCTCGCAACACAGCAGCCTGGTTGCTCACGAGTTTGAATTGTGGAGAAAGCGCCCGAGACGGGATTTGAACCACGGTCGTTTCACTCACTGCGTTCGCTTCACTCTCTGGTTCAAATCCCTGTTTGGGTTTTCTGTCGTTCAGTCCTCACTCGTCGCTCCGCTCCTCGATCGGAATTGAACGACAGAAAACGCCCGAGGCGGGATTTGAACCCGCGTCACAACCGTGACAGGGTTGTATGATGGGCCACTACACCACCCGGGCAACCCGTACATCCGTTTTCTCGGTGGCACTCTTAAGGATTCTCACTCGAGCGCCGTATGGTACTCGTCACCGGACCCCGTCTGGTGCTCGAACCTAATTCGCATGTTACATTTCCCATAAGGGATTTAACTGAGAACGGGCTATTTGAGAGCGTGAACGGCGACACCGGTCGGGTCTGGGCGACCGGATAGCGTTACGCTTGCGTCCGACTTAGAAACGCTTAACTGCCTCCCGCCGATACGTTACTGTAGTATCTCGTGACAGCAGCTTCTTTCCCCATAGCCCAGCACAACCCATGGTAGACGTAAGCCAACACGAACTCGTGCCAGAGCACACTGTCCTCGAGGAGGAGGTCCTCGAAGAGGTGCTCGACGAGTACGACATCGATCGCACAGACCTGCCGAAAATCAAACGCAACGATCCTGCACTACCCGACGAGGCCGAGATCGGCGACGTAATCAAGATCGTTCGGGATTCCCGGACGACCGATCAGGCGGTCATTTACCGACTCGTGGTGGAATAAATGGCAACAGAACTCAACAGATCTAAACGACGAGACATTTCGCGTGAATACTTCTCGAAGGAACGACTCGCAGAACATCACTACCGCTCGTTCAACTCCTTTCTCAACCGGGGGATGCAACGCGTCGTCGACGAGAAGGAGACGATCGAAACCGACATCGGCGACAAAGAGGGCGAAGAGCCGGTCCACGTCGAACTCGGCGACGTCCGCGTCGTCACACCCCGCGTTCGGGAAGCCGACGGGTCCGAGGAGCTGTTGTACCCACAGGAGGCACGACTCCGAAACATCACCTACTCCGCGCCCGTGTTCATGGAGATGTCCATCGTCAAGGGCGAAGAGGGCGACCAGCGGGTCGTCGACTCCACGGAGACGAAGATCGGCCGGATGCCGGTCATGGTCGGCTCCGATAAGTGTAACATCGCGGGCTTTTCCGACCAGGAACTGATCGACATCGGCGAGGACCCGGCCGATCCCGGCGGCTACTTCATCGTCAACGGCTCCGAGCGCGTCCTCATGACCAGCGAGGACCTCGCGCCGAACAAGATCCTCGCGGAGTACGACACCAAGTACGGCGACGAGATTCAGGTCGCCAAGACGTTCTCCCAGCGTCGTGGCTACCGCGCGCTCGTGCTGTGTGAACGCACTCGAGACGGCCTGCTCGAGGTCTCGTTCCCGTCCGTTTCGGGATCGATCAACTTCGTCACGCTCGTTCGCGCGCTCGGACTCGAGTCCGACGAGGAGATCGTCCACAAGGTCTCGAACGACCCCGAGGTCGTCAAGTACATGCTCGAGAATCTGGAGGAAGCCGAGGTCCAGACCGAAGAGCAGGCGATCGAAGAGCTCGGGAAACGCGTCGCCTCCGGCCAGGGCAAGAACTACCAGCTCAAACGGGCGAACTACGTCATCGATCGGTACCTGCTCCCGCACCTCCACGAGGACGGCGTCGAGGAGGAAGACGTCCGAATCAACAAGGCACACTACCTCTGTCGGATGGCCGAGGCGTGTTTCGAACTCGCGCTCGACCGGCGCGAATCCGACGACAAGGACCACTACGCCAACAAGCGCCTGAAGGTCAGCGGCGACCTGATGAAGGACCTGTTCCGGACGGCGCTGAACAAGCTGGCCCGGGACGTGAAGTACCAGCTCGAGCGGGCCAACATGCGGAACCGTCAGCTATCGGTCAATACCGTGGTTCGATCGGACGTGCTCACGGAACGGCTCGAGCACCCGATCGCGACGGGCAACTGGGTTGGGGGCCGATCGGGGGTCTCCCAGTTGGTCGATCGGACCGACTTCATGGGGGTTCTGTCACACCTTCGCCGCCTTCGTTCGCCGCTCTCGCGGTCGCAGCCCCACTTCGAGGCGCGGGACCTGCACGCGACCCAGTGGGGTCGCATCTGCCCCTCGGAGACGCCGGAGGGGCCGAACTGTGG is part of the Halostagnicola kamekurae genome and harbors:
- a CDS encoding tetratricopeptide repeat protein; translated protein: MTEREDERDPEHQFSEGEGLDQSYEEFDLDPPELGVDPTKVDPVDSRAVTDLLDERNIGSDDVDAEELLEVGLSYMRINRHEQATEAFERAANFAEDDLVEQEAWVNKGVAHSELEEYDQAIGAHQEALRIDDSSEHAASAETNLAYALWEFGETAQALEHAERAVEIDERFAQAWFNRAFFLAERGLAEEAHNCIDNAIRLGLRNAQVLEEKARILEELGEYDEAEEIAEEANEMRENAEERLVEERQQLQE
- a CDS encoding DNA-directed RNA polymerase subunit H, giving the protein MVDVSQHELVPEHTVLEEEVLEEVLDEYDIDRTDLPKIKRNDPALPDEAEIGDVIKIVRDSRTTDQAVIYRLVVE
- a CDS encoding protein-L-isoaspartate O-methyltransferase family protein encodes the protein MDPAVLREDMVDGLESPAKGILTDGDVGVAMRDVARHEFFDDERLAYADRDSDCLGTRVLAPSVVARLLQFLSPNPDDDVLIVGAGVGYTAAVAAELVGEANVHAIDIARPIVYEARQNLENAGYGGILVDCADGAAGLPAYAPFDRILLEAAAQSPPEALVRQLTDDGRLVYPQGANPQRLTAVASDGTPTAVDRAVVSFDPLLVEGEQSGAVERNRTAREDREHAVRHAQSRRGWEQEWIEWEGTISSRSR
- a CDS encoding DUF7382 domain-containing protein yields the protein MRSHPRFHEDERAIEGLPIRLVIALVVGVACLGIMMNMLSGIGTLSQTEVDVEIEPTTISADAETGVDITVIGDDGNEVEDATVIVSSGSASIPETVDEKTDDDGTVTIDLEPEIRQGQGPGTLEIDVHPPTSTDYVDEQANSEIIVTEN
- the thpR gene encoding RNA 2',3'-cyclic phosphodiesterase — protein: MRLFVSVDLPDELAEPIADIQTTLEDASGLNFVDPTQAHLTLKFLGEVTEDRVPALESELEAAVADADLDPFSVRFAGLGVFPDLEYISVVWLGVETGGEQLRQLHEAIEARTTAMGFDPESHDFTPHVTLARMEHAGGKDLVQRVVRNRAPTVGKMRVESIRLTESTLETDGPVYSTVRRIPLR
- a CDS encoding DNA-directed RNA polymerase subunit B'', yielding MATELNRSKRRDISREYFSKERLAEHHYRSFNSFLNRGMQRVVDEKETIETDIGDKEGEEPVHVELGDVRVVTPRVREADGSEELLYPQEARLRNITYSAPVFMEMSIVKGEEGDQRVVDSTETKIGRMPVMVGSDKCNIAGFSDQELIDIGEDPADPGGYFIVNGSERVLMTSEDLAPNKILAEYDTKYGDEIQVAKTFSQRRGYRALVLCERTRDGLLEVSFPSVSGSINFVTLVRALGLESDEEIVHKVSNDPEVVKYMLENLEEAEVQTEEQAIEELGKRVASGQGKNYQLKRANYVIDRYLLPHLHEDGVEEEDVRINKAHYLCRMAEACFELALDRRESDDKDHYANKRLKVSGDLMKDLFRTALNKLARDVKYQLERANMRNRQLSVNTVVRSDVLTERLEHPIATGNWVGGRSGVSQLVDRTDFMGVLSHLRRLRSPLSRSQPHFEARDLHATQWGRICPSETPEGPNCGLVKNFAQAMELSQNVEDEQELKRELASMGVEGIPGIEGIERTTSPADD